A portion of the Faecalibacterium sp. I3-3-89 genome contains these proteins:
- a CDS encoding chromate transporter encodes MEKCKAKNLSEKTLGIYQVHFKFFCEYRRYKDISLLQSVLACLRPVIVALIFGAGLSILSMVAFGGDAKTLAHLDWVGIGSFAAAFFALRKLKWNPILTMCLCGVAGLGLHGLLGI; translated from the coding sequence ATGGAGAAGTGCAAAGCTAAGAACCTCTCCGAAAAGACTCTGGGCATCTATCAGGTACACTTTAAGTTCTTCTGTGAGTACCGCAGGTACAAGGACATTTCCCTGCTGCAAAGCGTTCTGGCCTGCCTGCGGCCGGTCATCGTGGCACTTATCTTTGGCGCAGGGCTTTCCATCCTGTCGATGGTGGCGTTTGGCGGCGATGCAAAGACCCTCGCCCATCTGGACTGGGTCGGCATCGGCAGTTTTGCCGCGGCTTTTTTTGCGCTGCGGAAGCTCAAATGGAACCCCATCCTGACCATGTGCCTGTGCGGCGTGGCCGGGCTTGGGCTGCATGGTCTGCTTGGGATATGA
- a CDS encoding cyclic lactone autoinducer peptide codes for MKQNSQKLIFFLSKITCAFAMAIAVLSVNSTCCFTAYQPDVPESLDRN; via the coding sequence CACAAAAACTGATTTTTTTCCTGAGTAAAATTACATGTGCTTTTGCAATGGCGATTGCAGTCTTAAGTGTGAATAGCACCTGCTGCTTTACAGCGTATCAGCCGGATGTCCCTGAATCGCTTGATCGCAACTAA
- a CDS encoding DUF3658 domain-containing protein, protein MDEIVFEPSDVNMLAALGIVESVKLFPFMLSMGELQYACDSEYRCKQFVNCLSEYYPDSQIEARQLWSKYHGTANAVQCDMINHKPLRVWVRSSADCWCGIYYICYYAAKYGTNRILLASREGLKEFMEGKTDKISQKYLTEETITEYAKRWGKLLNENTSMRIWHANDVKSVNIDYFDQRIISLVSRIPISVGELTADALKAISAPVSDWYVMKRIEALLKKGVLQVVIPNKIFYNTIVQLNEE, encoded by the coding sequence ATGGATGAAATTGTTTTTGAACCCAGTGATGTCAATATGTTAGCAGCTTTAGGCATCGTCGAAAGTGTAAAGTTGTTTCCGTTTATGTTATCAATGGGAGAACTTCAATATGCTTGCGATTCAGAATATCGTTGCAAACAATTCGTGAATTGCCTTTCAGAATATTATCCTGACAGCCAAATTGAAGCTAGACAACTGTGGTCGAAATATCATGGTACAGCGAATGCGGTTCAATGTGATATGATAAATCATAAGCCACTGCGTGTTTGGGTCAGGAGTTCTGCCGATTGTTGGTGCGGCATTTATTATATTTGTTACTATGCAGCAAAGTATGGTACAAATAGAATTTTGCTTGCATCCAGAGAAGGTCTGAAAGAATTTATGGAAGGGAAAACCGATAAGATCTCACAAAAGTATTTGACGGAAGAAACTATTACCGAGTATGCCAAAAGATGGGGAAAGTTATTAAACGAAAACACCTCCATGCGTATTTGGCATGCGAACGATGTTAAAAGCGTTAACATAGATTATTTCGACCAGAGAATTATTAGTTTAGTATCGAGAATTCCTATTTCGGTTGGTGAACTTACCGCAGACGCATTAAAAGCGATTTCTGCGCCGGTAAGTGACTGGTATGTCATGAAACGCATAGAAGCACTTTTGAAAAAGGGTGTTCTTCAAGTCGTTATTCCAAACAAAATCTTTTATAATACCATCGTCCAGCTAAACGAAGAATAA
- a CDS encoding recombinase family protein: MTAVIYARYSSDNQREESIEGQIRECTAYAEKNGITIVKHYIDRAISAKTDNRPQFQQMIKDSDKKLFDIVLVWKLDRFARNRYDSARYKTQLKKNGVKLMSATEIISEGPEGIILESVLEGYAEYYSADLAEKVVRGQTENILKGRCNGGRGTFGYTLDSERKFHIDPLASPFVLESFTKYRDGLTMKEIRDWLNENGIKNPVGGAFTYNSVEHMLKNRRYIGELKFRDVVVPDAIPPIVPLELFDDVQEKIAKNKKAPARRKAEDDYLLTTKLHCGCCGALMFGESGTSRTGEVHRYYKCATVKKKKGCKKKTVRKQWLEDLVVNQTMQLVRDDAAMESIIAKVMELQDRENTNLPLYEKQLRDAESGIQNMLNAIQAGILTSSTKERLEQLEETKRELEARIAEEKLAKPKIKEEFIRFWLMRFRKLDMSLKDQRQALVDTFINSIYLYDDKVLITFNYKEGTQTITFEEAAQAASKENGSDLDCFTAPSSEKDLVGTILTRSFVLLLGKKILVRLFSPLQAVRRVFFIAERNEFPLWKKSRCSRLDPKTF, from the coding sequence ATGACCGCCGTGATTTACGCCCGCTATTCCAGTGATAACCAGCGCGAAGAATCCATTGAGGGTCAGATTCGTGAATGTACGGCGTATGCCGAGAAAAATGGCATCACTATCGTCAAGCACTACATTGACCGTGCCATCTCTGCTAAGACGGACAACCGCCCGCAGTTTCAGCAGATGATCAAGGACAGCGACAAGAAGCTGTTTGATATTGTACTGGTCTGGAAACTTGACCGTTTTGCCCGGAATCGCTACGATAGTGCCCGGTATAAAACCCAGCTGAAGAAGAACGGTGTCAAGCTCATGTCAGCTACGGAGATCATCTCCGAGGGGCCAGAGGGTATCATTCTGGAATCGGTTCTGGAGGGCTATGCAGAATACTACTCTGCCGACCTTGCCGAAAAGGTTGTCCGTGGACAGACAGAGAACATCCTGAAAGGCCGCTGCAACGGTGGTCGTGGAACGTTTGGATATACGCTGGATTCCGAGCGGAAATTTCACATCGACCCGCTTGCCTCCCCTTTCGTACTGGAATCGTTCACGAAGTATCGGGATGGCCTCACGATGAAAGAGATTCGGGACTGGCTGAACGAAAATGGCATCAAGAACCCGGTCGGCGGTGCGTTCACCTATAACAGTGTCGAACATATGCTCAAGAATCGGCGGTACATCGGGGAGTTGAAATTCCGGGATGTGGTCGTGCCGGATGCGATCCCGCCCATCGTGCCACTGGAACTGTTCGATGATGTGCAGGAAAAGATTGCCAAAAACAAGAAAGCCCCTGCCCGGAGAAAGGCAGAGGACGATTACCTGCTGACCACCAAGCTGCACTGTGGCTGCTGCGGTGCGCTGATGTTTGGCGAAAGCGGTACAAGCCGGACGGGAGAAGTCCACCGCTACTATAAATGTGCCACGGTCAAAAAGAAGAAGGGCTGCAAGAAGAAAACCGTCCGCAAACAGTGGCTCGAAGATCTGGTGGTCAACCAGACCATGCAGCTTGTCCGGGACGATGCCGCCATGGAATCCATCATTGCCAAGGTCATGGAGCTGCAAGACCGGGAGAACACCAATCTTCCCCTCTATGAGAAGCAGCTCCGGGATGCGGAATCGGGTATCCAGAATATGCTCAACGCGATTCAGGCCGGAATCCTCACTAGTTCCACCAAGGAGCGGCTGGAGCAGCTCGAAGAAACCAAGCGAGAGCTTGAAGCCCGCATTGCGGAAGAAAAGCTGGCAAAGCCCAAGATCAAAGAGGAATTTATCCGTTTCTGGCTGATGAGGTTCCGTAAATTGGACATGAGCCTGAAAGACCAGCGGCAGGCGTTGGTGGATACGTTCATCAATTCGATTTATCTGTACGATGATAAGGTTTTGATAACCTTTAACTATAAAGAAGGTACACAGACCATCACGTTTGAGGAAGCGGCTCAAGCCGCATCAAAAGAAAATGGTTCGGATTTGGATTGCTTTACTGCACCATCTTCTGAAAAAGACCTTGTAGGTACGATACTTACAAGGTCTTTTGTTTTACTTCTCGGCAAGAAAATACTCGTCAGACTTTTCAGCCCTTTACAGGCAGTCCGACGAGTATTTTTTATTGCTGAAAGGAATGAATTTCCACTATGGAAAAAATCAAGATGCAGCCGACTAGACCCCAAGACGTTCTGA